The following proteins are co-located in the Aquarana catesbeiana isolate 2022-GZ linkage group LG02, ASM4218655v1, whole genome shotgun sequence genome:
- the LOC141129988 gene encoding olfactory receptor class A-like protein 1, with the protein MDPQQILKASAFMLLMIIGIPGNLFILVQFTYIRLKERKLLSNNKILTVLSFNNFLIIIARVIPQTLDAIAVENLLDDTECKLVLYTYRVNRAMSIGVTSLLSCHQCILIAPMTGMWVYLKQKVSKNPIIIILVFWIMNLSTYPVFVMNAHAKKNISTAYALHVIYCDAEFLNQISYIANGVFYTVRDLIFVTLMIVASSYIVFTLFNHEKSMRKIKGLNNPQRRSAKDKASRAVFLLVALYVLLFGLDNSLWIYTLTLPKVETEINDIRIFVACCYAALSPILVITTNPKLQISFLYLYKQRPFQNISSSDENVYCITTQQSNGHFSTALQMVFDDGIRSENECSKRNIIAKTSAR; encoded by the coding sequence ATGGACCCCCAGCAAATACTGAAAGCTTCTGCATTTATGCTTTTGATGATAATAGGTATCCCAGGAAATTTGTTTATTTTAGTTCAATTTACTTACATTAGactaaaagaaagaaaattattatcaaataataaaatattgacagtgCTCTCCTTTAATAATTTTCTTATTATTATAGCACGGGTTATTCCACAGACATTGGATGCTATTGCAGTTGAGAACTTGCTTGATGATACAGAGTGCAAACTTGTCCTATACACTTATAGAGTTAATAGGGCAATGTCTATAGGTGTTACCAGCTTACTAAGCTGCCACCAATGTATTCTTATTGCTCCAATGACAGGAATGTGGGTGTACCTTAAACAAAAAGTGTCTAAAAATCCAATTATTATCATTTTGGTCTTTTGGATTATGAATCTCTCAACTTACCCTGTCTTTGTCATGAATGCCCATGCCAAGAAAAACATATCCACAGCTTATGCCCTTCATGTGATATATTGTGATGCTGAATTCCTAAACCAGATATCTTATATTGCCAATGGAGTTTTTTACACTGTTCGGGATTTGATTTTTGTGACATTAATGATTGTGGCAAGCAGCTACATTGTATTTACTTTGTTTAACCATGAAAAAAGTATGAGAAAAATTAAGGGTTTGAACAATCCCCAAAGGAGATCAGCTAAAGATAAAGCTTCAAGAGCTGTCTTTTTATTGGTAGCCCTTTATGTCTTGCTTTTCGGATTAGATAACTCTTTGTGGATCTATACATTAACATTACCTAAAGTGGAGACTGAAATCAATGACATTCGTATATTTGTAGCTTGTTGCTATGCAGCTCTAAGTCCCATACTTGTAATAACAACAAACCCCAAACTGCAAATTAGCTTCTTATATCTGTATAAACAGAGACCCTTCCAAAATATTTCATCAAGcgatgaaaatgtgtattgtataaCAACACAACAAAGCAATGGTCATTTCAGTACAGCATTACAAATGGTATTTGATGATGGGATACGCAGTGAAAATGAATGCAGtaaaagaaatattattgccaAAACTTCAGCCAGATGA